One genomic region from Strix uralensis isolate ZFMK-TIS-50842 chromosome 5, bStrUra1, whole genome shotgun sequence encodes:
- the SNRPF gene encoding small nuclear ribonucleoprotein F: protein MSLPLNPKPFLNGLTGKPVMVKLKWGMEYKGYLVSVDGYMNMQLANTEEYIDGALSGHLGEVLIRCNNVLYIRGVEEEEEDGEMRE from the exons ATG AGCCTGCCCCTCAACCCCAAGCCCTTCCTGAACGGGCTGACGGGGAAGCCGGTGATGGTGAAGCTGAAGTGGGGGATGGAGTACAAGGGCTACCTGGTCTCCGTCGACGGCTATATGAACATGCAG CTTGCAAACACAGAGGAGTATATAGACGGTGCGTTGTCTGGACATCTGGGTGAAGTTTTGATAAG GTGCAATAATGTCTTGTACATCAGAGGtgtggaagaagaggaagaagatggaGAAATGAGAGAATAG